The following proteins come from a genomic window of Kocuria palustris:
- a CDS encoding ABC transporter ATP-binding protein — protein MISAPPSALSTVDAASLTFDRVGKSFPSSGGRRRDVLADVSFEVRPGEIVSVLGPSGCGKSTLLRAVAGLGTATAGRVLIDDAPVRGLDPRCAVGFQEPRLLPWRTVARNVALGLPRGVRGLEAEQRVAHLLELVGLSRHAEDRPSEISGGMAQRASLARALARNPQVLLLDEPFGALDALTRLKMQDLLLEIHAADPTTVLLVTHDVEEALVLSDRVVVLGTPPEGGPAGIQEILTVDSPRPRHRDDPELTGARRHLLGLLGVEA, from the coding sequence ATGATCTCTGCACCCCCGTCCGCCCTGAGCACGGTCGATGCCGCCTCCCTGACCTTCGACCGGGTCGGCAAGTCCTTCCCGTCTTCCGGGGGCCGCCGGCGCGACGTCCTGGCCGATGTCAGCTTCGAGGTCCGCCCCGGGGAGATCGTCTCCGTGCTGGGCCCGTCGGGCTGCGGCAAGTCCACCCTGCTGCGCGCGGTGGCCGGTCTCGGCACCGCCACGGCCGGCCGGGTCCTGATCGACGACGCGCCCGTGCGCGGCCTGGACCCCCGCTGCGCGGTGGGCTTCCAGGAGCCGCGGCTGCTGCCGTGGCGCACCGTGGCCCGCAACGTGGCGCTCGGACTGCCGCGCGGCGTGCGCGGCCTCGAGGCCGAGCAGCGGGTGGCCCACCTGCTCGAGCTGGTCGGGCTGTCCAGGCATGCGGAGGATCGCCCGTCGGAGATCTCCGGAGGCATGGCGCAGCGGGCCTCGCTGGCTCGGGCGCTGGCGCGCAACCCGCAGGTGCTGCTGCTCGACGAGCCGTTCGGCGCGCTCGACGCACTGACGCGCCTGAAGATGCAGGACCTGCTGCTGGAGATCCACGCCGCCGATCCCACGACGGTCCTGCTGGTCACCCACGACGTCGAGGAGGCCCTGGTGCTCTCCGACCGCGTGGTCGTGCTCGGGACGCCGCCGGAGGGCGGGCCGGCGGGCATCCAGGAGATCCTCACGGTCGACTCGCCGCGCCCGCGCCATCGCGATGATCCCGAGCTGACGGGTGCCCGCAGGCACCTGCTCGGCCTGCTGGGCGTGGAGGCATGA
- a CDS encoding LLM class flavin-dependent oxidoreductase: protein MAKRISLNAFDMTCVDHQSFGLWRHPRSRATEYNTIEYWTHLAQVLERGRFDALFLADVVGIYDIYRNSAAPSIADGAQVPVNDPFMQISAMAAVTQNLGFGVTSAVTYEQPYTLARKYATLDHLTRGRVGFNVVTSYLPSAAENQGLPTQIEHDERYELAEEFLDVCYKLWEGSWEDDAVVKDVERGIYADPAKVHPIQHQGKHFSVPGAALTEPSPQRTPLIFQAGASSRGQAFAGKHAEAVFIGALRPDLTRYMTDRIRDKVEAEGRDRNDVKIYAMLSVVVDETDEKAQAKYREYQSYANLEASQAIIGGWSGLDLSKFQEDEVLNYVKTEAIQSFLTPFTMQDGAKQWTREEIARHCAIGGMGDVVVGSPQTVADQLETWIDEGGLDGINLAYHVSPGSFEDFVEHVVPELQKRGRYRTDYDGPTLRENVYGAGQTKVLDTHPAAKYRGAYVGRPSTADTPSRDLSQS, encoded by the coding sequence ATGGCCAAGCGGATCTCCCTGAACGCCTTCGACATGACCTGCGTGGATCACCAGAGCTTCGGGCTGTGGCGCCACCCGCGCTCGCGGGCCACGGAGTACAACACGATCGAGTACTGGACGCACCTGGCCCAGGTGCTCGAGCGGGGCCGCTTCGACGCCCTGTTCCTGGCCGATGTGGTTGGCATCTACGACATCTACCGCAACTCGGCCGCCCCCTCGATCGCCGACGGCGCGCAGGTCCCGGTCAACGATCCGTTCATGCAGATCTCCGCCATGGCCGCGGTGACCCAGAACCTCGGCTTCGGCGTGACCAGCGCGGTCACTTACGAGCAGCCGTACACGCTGGCCCGCAAGTACGCGACGCTGGATCATCTGACCCGCGGGCGCGTGGGCTTCAACGTGGTGACCTCCTACCTGCCCTCGGCCGCCGAGAACCAGGGTCTGCCCACGCAGATCGAGCACGACGAGCGCTACGAGCTCGCCGAGGAGTTCCTCGACGTCTGCTACAAGCTGTGGGAGGGCTCCTGGGAGGACGACGCCGTCGTGAAGGACGTGGAGCGCGGGATCTACGCCGATCCGGCCAAGGTCCACCCGATCCAGCACCAGGGCAAGCACTTCTCGGTGCCGGGTGCGGCGCTCACCGAGCCCAGCCCGCAGCGCACGCCGCTGATCTTCCAGGCCGGGGCGTCCTCGCGCGGTCAGGCCTTCGCCGGCAAGCACGCAGAGGCCGTGTTCATCGGCGCCCTGCGCCCGGACCTCACCCGGTACATGACCGACCGGATCCGCGACAAGGTCGAGGCCGAGGGGCGCGATCGGAACGACGTGAAGATCTACGCGATGCTCTCCGTCGTGGTCGACGAGACCGACGAGAAGGCCCAGGCCAAGTACCGCGAGTACCAGAGCTATGCCAACCTGGAGGCCTCGCAGGCCATCATCGGCGGCTGGTCCGGGCTGGATCTGTCCAAGTTCCAGGAGGACGAGGTCCTGAACTACGTCAAGACCGAGGCCATCCAGTCCTTCCTCACTCCGTTCACCATGCAGGACGGGGCCAAGCAGTGGACCCGCGAGGAGATCGCCCGCCACTGCGCGATCGGCGGCATGGGCGATGTGGTCGTGGGCTCGCCGCAGACCGTGGCCGATCAGCTCGAGACCTGGATCGACGAGGGCGGGCTGGACGGGATCAACCTGGCCTACCACGTGTCCCCGGGCTCGTTCGAGGACTTCGTGGAGCACGTGGTCCCGGAGCTGCAGAAGCGCGGCCGCTACCGCACGGACTACGACGGGCCCACCCTGCGCGAGAACGTCTACGGCGCCGGGCAGACCAAGGTGCTCGACACCCACCCGGCGGCCAAGTACCGCGGGGCCTACGTGGGCAGGCCGTCCACGGCGGACACCCCGTCGCGGGATCTGTCGCAGAGCTGA
- a CDS encoding Fic family protein, which translates to MAEAIQGTRTARVTGQRADDAIQEILQLEDATDHIDKLAREGRLRLNHQLVRDLHHLAVADLQREGDRTPGAYRRIPVAISGAEHQPPGPEAVQADMDQLLDFAQCEVPPQQQLLQIALVHHRFAWIHPFSNGNGRVSRLLTYAMLVNQGYTSSASARPVNPTAVFGADRQSYYEHLARADSLEPDDLFAWCAYVIHGLRADLSTVVQLADLAFVVDGIIVPALRAAVSAAVITSEEADIIEYAARRGTCRAGDFSEVIPGSSSTRSQRLRRLVSTGHLQILSNPRRYAVDLRRSPITIHVVRRLDELGMLPAILRDHD; encoded by the coding sequence GTGGCCGAGGCGATCCAGGGCACCCGAACCGCTCGCGTCACTGGCCAGCGAGCAGACGACGCCATCCAGGAGATCCTCCAGCTCGAGGATGCAACGGATCACATCGACAAGCTGGCGCGCGAAGGTCGACTGCGTCTCAACCACCAGCTTGTTCGAGACCTCCATCATCTGGCAGTCGCAGATCTCCAGCGGGAGGGCGATCGGACGCCCGGCGCATACCGGAGGATCCCTGTCGCGATCTCAGGCGCTGAGCATCAGCCTCCCGGCCCGGAAGCCGTTCAAGCAGACATGGACCAGCTCCTGGACTTCGCGCAGTGCGAAGTGCCACCGCAGCAGCAACTCCTGCAGATCGCGCTGGTGCATCACAGGTTCGCCTGGATCCACCCCTTCAGCAATGGGAACGGGCGAGTCTCTCGTCTGCTCACCTACGCCATGCTGGTGAACCAGGGGTACACATCCTCCGCCAGTGCACGTCCCGTGAACCCCACCGCCGTCTTCGGAGCGGATCGGCAGTCGTACTACGAGCATCTCGCTCGCGCCGACAGCCTGGAGCCCGATGATCTCTTTGCCTGGTGCGCCTATGTCATCCACGGCCTGCGCGCTGATCTCAGCACCGTCGTCCAACTGGCCGACCTGGCATTCGTCGTGGACGGAATCATCGTGCCTGCGCTGAGAGCCGCGGTCTCCGCCGCGGTGATCACCTCAGAAGAGGCCGACATCATCGAATACGCCGCGCGCAGAGGGACCTGTCGCGCCGGCGACTTCTCGGAGGTGATCCCCGGAAGCTCTTCGACGCGCAGTCAGCGCCTGCGCAGACTCGTCAGCACCGGACACCTTCAGATCCTCTCGAATCCGCGGCGCTACGCCGTGGACCTGCGCCGGAGCCCGATCACGATCCACGTCGTACGCCGGCTGGACGAGCTCGGGATGCTCCCAGCGATCCTCCGCGATCATGACTGA